CGGCGACCGCGCGCTGCTGCAGCAGCAGTTCAACATCAGCAGCAGCGGCACCCGCGAGCGTTGGCAGCTGCAGTTGCAGCCGAAGGATCCGGCCATGGCCGCGCACGTGCGCAGCCTGCACCTGTACGGCCGTGGCGCCGAACTGCGCTGCATCGAGACCACCCCGGCCAAGGGCGACGTCCAGCGCACCCTGCTGGCCGGTGCCGCGCAGGCCGCCGGCGCCGTTGCCGACAGCGCTGCGCTGACCGCGCTGTGCCACGGCGACGCGGCGTGATCCCCGCACGCGGAGGCGCCCGCCGGCAGCGTGCTGTCGGCCTGACGGCTGCGCGTGCGGTGGCTGATCGCACGGCGCAGGGCGGCGTGGGGATGCGGCGATGACGCGAGCCCTGAGTTCGAAGATGCGGATCTCGCTGGCGCTGCTGTGGCTGGCCCTGCTCACCGTGGCCGGCATCTGGCTGGGCAATGCGCTGCAGGTGTCGGGTGATCTTCGTAAATTCATGCCGGAAGCCCGCACCCCCGCGCAGAAACTCCTGCTCGACGAACTCGGCGAAGGCCCCGGCTCGCGGCTGCTGCTGATGTCGCTGTCCGGGGCCGACGCGGCCACGCTGGCGCGGCAATCGCAGGCGCTGCATGCCGAACTGGCCGCGCAGCGCGATGTGTTCGAACTGGTCGCCAACGGCGCCGACGCCGGCCTGGACGCGATCCCGCCGCGCCTGCTGCCGTACCGCTACCTGCTCAGCGACAGCTTCGACGCAAAGCCGCTGGATGCGCCGACCCTGCGCGATGCGCTGCAGGCACGGTTGCAGGACCTGGGCTCGCCGGCGGCGACGATGGTGGAGCCGTTGCTGCCGCGCGATCCCACCCTGGAAGTGCTGCACCTGGCCGAGAGCCTGCAGCCGGCCGGCGGCCCGCAGCAGCGCGACGGGGTGTGGTTCGACCGCGCCGGCAAGGACGCGCTGCTGGTGGCGCAGACCCGCGCGGCCGGCTTCGACCCCACCGGCCAGCAGCGCGCGGTGGATGCGATCCACGCCGCCTTCGCCAAGGTCAGCACCGGCACCGGCAGCAAGCTGACGTTGACCGGTCCCGGCGCGTTCTCGGTGGAGATCGGCGGGCGTACCCAGAACGAGGCGCAGTGGATCGGCACCCTGGATACGGTGGGGCTGATCGTGCTGCTGCTGGTGGCCTACCGCAGCTGGAAGATCCCGGTGCTGGGCGTGCTGCCGCTGGCCAGCGCCGGCCTGGCCGGGCTGGGCGCGGTGGCCTTGCTGTTCGACGGCGTGCACGGCATCACCGTGGCGTTCGGCTTCACCCTGATCGGCGTGGTCCAGGACTACCCGATCCACCTGTTCAGCCATCAGCGCCCGGGCCTGGACCCGCGCGAGAATGCCCGCCATCTGTGGCCGACCCTGGCCACCGGCGTGGTCTCCACCTGCATCGCCTACGTCACCTTCCTGTTCTCCGGCGTGGACGGCCTGCGCCAGTTGGCGGTGTTCACCATCGCCGGCCTGCTGGTGGCGGCGCTGACCACGCGGCTGCTGCTGCCGGCGCTGATCGATCCCTCGCCGCGCGACCATGCCGATTCGCCGACGCTGGAGCGGCTGTGGCGCGGCATCGCGCGGCTGCCGCGGCCGCGCTGGTCGCTGCTGCCGCTCGCCCTGCTGGCGGCCGCGGTGATCGTGTTCGCGCCGGGGCCGTTCTGGCAGAACGACCTGTCCAAGCTGACCCCGGTGCCGGCCGACGGCCTGGCCCGCGACGCGCACCTGCGCCAGGAACTGGGCGCGCCCGACGTGCGCTACGTGCTGGCGCTGCCGGCGGCCTCGGCCGAGGCCGCGCTGGCCGCGTCCGAACGCCTGCGCCCGCGCCTGGACGCGCTGGTGGCGCAGGGCGAACTGGCCGGCTACGACATGGCCGCGCGCTACCTGCCCAGCGCCGCCACCCAGCGCCGGCGCCAGGCCGCCTTGCCCGATCCGGCACAGGCGCAGGCGATCACCGCCGCCGCGGTCGCCGCCACACCGTTCCGCGCTGACGCGTTCGCGCCGTTTCTGGCCGACCTGCAGGCCGCACGCAGTGCGCCGCTGCTGACTGCGCGCGACCTGCACGGCACGCCGCTGGCGACGCCCGTCGGCGGCCTGCTGCTGGAGCGTCCGGACCGCACCACCGCGCTGGTGTCGCTGACCGGCTTGCGCGATCCGGCGCAACTGGCGCGCGCGGTGCAGGGCAGCGGCGCGCAACTGCTGGACCTGAAGGACGCCTCCGAATCGCTGGTCGCCGCCTACCGCGGCCGCGTGCTCGCCGCGCTGGGCGTGGCCGCGGTGCTGCTGGCGCTGACCGTGGCGATCGCCTTGCGCACGCCACGGCGCATCGTGCGCGTGCTGCTGCCGATGGCGCTTACCACGCTGCTGATCCTGGCGATCCTGCGCGGCTGCGGGGTCGAACTGAACCTGTTCCACCTGATCGCGCTGATCCTGGCCGCCGGCCTGGGCCTGGACTACGCGCTGTTCTTCGACCACGCCGGCGACGACCGCGCCGACCAGTTGCGCACCCTGCATGCGCTGATCGTGTGCAGCCTGATGACTCTGCTGGTCTTCGCGCTGCTGGCCGCCTCCAGCATCCCGGTGCTGCGCGCGATCGGCAGCACGGTGGCACTGGGCGTGTTGTTCAATTTCGTGCTGGCGCTGCTGATTTCGCGCGAGACCGCCAGCGACGCCCAGGAGAGCCGCCATGCACACTGAGCCACTGCACGGACGCGACGCCATCGCCGCGCTGGTGCCGCACCAGGGCCTGATGTGCCTGTGGGAAGAGGTGGTGGCCTGGGACGCGCAGCGCGTCCTGTTGCGCAGCGTCGCGCATCGCCAGGCCGCGCATCCGCTGCGCAGCGGCGATCGGCTGCACGCGCTGCACCTGTGCGAATACGGCGCGCAGGCGATGGCGGTGCACGGCGGCCTGCTCGGCCGTGCCGCCGGCACGCCGGTGCGGCCGGGCATGCTGGTGGCGCTGCGCGGGGTGCAGTTGCACGTCAGCGAGTTGCAGGACCTGGCCGGGCCGATCGAAGGCGAGGCCGAGGTGCTGCTGCAGGCCGACGACAGCCAGCAATACGCTTTCCGCCTCACCCATGCCGGGCAGTTGTTGGCCGAGGGCCGTGCGACGGTGGTGCTGGGCGCGGCATAGAGGCTCGACCGGCCAGTGCAGGAGCGGCTTCAGGGCAGCGTTGGTCGTTGCGTTCGCCCCACTCGAGCCGGATCCAGGTCGTCCTGTAGGAGCGGCTTCAGCCGCGACGAGGCGCCCCGGTCATGCCCATCGCGGCTGAAGCCGCTCCTACAAAAAGACGTCCCGTGGTGATCAGCGGTGCGTTTGAGCCGCGCCGCGTATTCCCTGCAAGTCGTCTCTGCTGAGACCGCGCCTACGAGCGCGCGGATGAACCGTTAGGATGACGGCCCATCTTCATTGCGATCGAGGATTCCCGATGTCTGCTTCCCTCGCACCACGCCGCGCCCTGGTCACCGGCGGCAGCGGCGATCTCGGTGGCGCGATCTGCCGCGCCCTGGCCGCGCAGGGCCTGCACGTGATCGTGCACGCCAACGCCAACGTCGCGCGGGCCGCGGCAGTGGTGGAGGCGATCGTCGCCGCCGGCGGCAGCGCCGAGGCGGTGGCGTTCGACGTGGCCGATGCCGAGGCCAGCGCGCAGGCGTTGGCGGCGTTGCTGGAGGCCGGCCCGATCCAGGTGCTAGTCAACAACGCCGGCATCCACGACGACGCGCCGATGGCGGGCATGAGCGCGGCGCAGTGGCATAAGGTCATCGACGTCTCGCTGCACGGCTTCTTCCACGTCACCCAGCCGCTGCTGCTGCCGATGGCGCGGACGCGCTGGGGCCGCATCGTCAGCGTGTCCTCGGTGGCGGCCGTGCTGGGCAACCGTGGGCAGACCAACTACGCCGCGGCCAAGGCCGCGCTGCACGGTGCCAGCATGTCGCTGGCGCGGGAAATGGCCAGCCGCGGCATCAGCGTCAACGTGGTCGCGCCAGGCGTGATCCAGGGCGCGATGGCGGACAGTTCTTTCCCGCCGGAGGCGATCAAGCAGATGGTCCCGGCCGGGCGCCCCGGCAAGCCGGAGGAAGTGGCCGCGCTGGTCGCGTTCCTGTGTTCGGACGCGGCCGCCTACATCAACGGCCAGGTCATCGGCATCAACGGCGGCATGGGCTGACGACCGCGCCGCCGTTGCGCCGCGATGCCGGCGGCGCAACGGTGGCCGGCGCTCAGCGGCAGACGAAGCTGGACGCCGCCTCCACGTCGCCGCCGACGTAGCGCGCCACCTGCGGATACGGGCACAGCGGGCGGCTGCGCTGGCTGCTCCAACTGGCCGGCACTTCATTGTTGGGCGCGGCGCTGCCGCTGCCGCGCGCGCTGGCGACGATCGCGTCCGGCGCCTGGCCCTGCTCGACCCAGGCCACCAGCGGGGTCAGCGCATCGAACTGGTCGGTGGCCGGCCCGCCGGCGCAATGCGCCATCGCCGGCACCGCGAACAGGCGCGCATAGCTGGCGGCATCGGCATCGGCCGTGCGCAGGCGGTCGTACCAGGCCGCGGTGTCGGCGAAGGAGAAGATGCCGTCGCCGGTGCCGTGGTAGATCAGCAGCTTGCCGCCGCGCTTCTTCAGCGTGGTCAGCCGGGTCTCGTTGGGCGGGGTCATGTACGACCAGGCCGATTCGCGGAAGGCGCCGGCCGTGGCGAAGATCTTCGGCGCGTCGCGGTCCATGTCGAACTGCAGCGCATACTTCTTCAGATCCTGCAGCACCGCCGGATCCTCCGGCGGGGTGACGAAGCCGAAGGCCACCGATCCGGGCACCAGGGTCAGCGAGGCGTCCTGCCGCCAGCCGGCCCAGTCGCCGCTGGCGATGCCCGGGTCGTAGGGGAAGGGCGCGTACAGCGGCGTGCCGGCGCTGTTGTGCACGCCGGCGTGGATGGCGCCGAGCGCGCGCTTCTGCGCCGGGGTCAGGCATTGGCCGGTGCGCCCGGCGCTGCCGCAGGTGGCGACGTCGCGATTCAGGTCGAAGCGGCGCTGGCAGGCGACCACGTCCTGCACCATGCCGTCGCGCACCCCGTCCAGCGCATCGCAGGTGGCGACGATGCGCTCGGCCACCAGGCTGCGCTCGGCGGCGCTCAGGCCGCTGCGCGTGTCGCTGCCGCCGGCCAGCGCCGCCAGTTGCTGGGCCGCGGCCAGGTCGGCGATCGCCGCCTTGGGCAGATGGAACCCGGGGTCGCCGACGAGGATGCCGTC
This genomic stretch from Xanthomonas sacchari harbors:
- a CDS encoding MMPL family transporter — encoded protein: MTRALSSKMRISLALLWLALLTVAGIWLGNALQVSGDLRKFMPEARTPAQKLLLDELGEGPGSRLLLMSLSGADAATLARQSQALHAELAAQRDVFELVANGADAGLDAIPPRLLPYRYLLSDSFDAKPLDAPTLRDALQARLQDLGSPAATMVEPLLPRDPTLEVLHLAESLQPAGGPQQRDGVWFDRAGKDALLVAQTRAAGFDPTGQQRAVDAIHAAFAKVSTGTGSKLTLTGPGAFSVEIGGRTQNEAQWIGTLDTVGLIVLLLVAYRSWKIPVLGVLPLASAGLAGLGAVALLFDGVHGITVAFGFTLIGVVQDYPIHLFSHQRPGLDPRENARHLWPTLATGVVSTCIAYVTFLFSGVDGLRQLAVFTIAGLLVAALTTRLLLPALIDPSPRDHADSPTLERLWRGIARLPRPRWSLLPLALLAAAVIVFAPGPFWQNDLSKLTPVPADGLARDAHLRQELGAPDVRYVLALPAASAEAALAASERLRPRLDALVAQGELAGYDMAARYLPSAATQRRRQAALPDPAQAQAITAAAVAATPFRADAFAPFLADLQAARSAPLLTARDLHGTPLATPVGGLLLERPDRTTALVSLTGLRDPAQLARAVQGSGAQLLDLKDASESLVAAYRGRVLAALGVAAVLLALTVAIALRTPRRIVRVLLPMALTTLLILAILRGCGVELNLFHLIALILAAGLGLDYALFFDHAGDDRADQLRTLHALIVCSLMTLLVFALLAASSIPVLRAIGSTVALGVLFNFVLALLISRETASDAQESRHAH
- a CDS encoding phosphotransferase, coding for MHGRDAIAALVPHQGLMCLWEEVVAWDAQRVLLRSVAHRQAAHPLRSGDRLHALHLCEYGAQAMAVHGGLLGRAAGTPVRPGMLVALRGVQLHVSELQDLAGPIEGEAEVLLQADDSQQYAFRLTHAGQLLAEGRATVVLGAA
- the fabG gene encoding 3-oxoacyl-ACP reductase FabG, translated to MSASLAPRRALVTGGSGDLGGAICRALAAQGLHVIVHANANVARAAAVVEAIVAAGGSAEAVAFDVADAEASAQALAALLEAGPIQVLVNNAGIHDDAPMAGMSAAQWHKVIDVSLHGFFHVTQPLLLPMARTRWGRIVSVSSVAAVLGNRGQTNYAAAKAALHGASMSLAREMASRGISVNVVAPGVIQGAMADSSFPPEAIKQMVPAGRPGKPEEVAALVAFLCSDAAAYINGQVIGINGGMG
- a CDS encoding tannase/feruloyl esterase family alpha/beta hydrolase encodes the protein MRSTLLALALPFAALAAPTTAHAQKAPRAPATPAPLQQSCDALASRLAYPGTRFTAVHSVAAGTLQVAGQPIGAHCQITGLMHERVGTDGQSYAIGFEMRLPAAWNGRFFYQANGGLDGNVVPALGDIGGGGQRDNPLRMGFAVISSDAGHSNAQNPLFGRDPQARLDYGYQAVQALTPMAKRVVQIAYGKAPDYSYFGGCSNGGRHGMVAAARDAQDYDGILVGDPGFHLPKAAIADLAAAQQLAALAGGSDTRSGLSAAERSLVAERIVATCDALDGVRDGMVQDVVACQRRFDLNRDVATCGSAGRTGQCLTPAQKRALGAIHAGVHNSAGTPLYAPFPYDPGIASGDWAGWRQDASLTLVPGSVAFGFVTPPEDPAVLQDLKKYALQFDMDRDAPKIFATAGAFRESAWSYMTPPNETRLTTLKKRGGKLLIYHGTGDGIFSFADTAAWYDRLRTADADAASYARLFAVPAMAHCAGGPATDQFDALTPLVAWVEQGQAPDAIVASARGSGSAAPNNEVPASWSSQRSRPLCPYPQVARYVGGDVEAASSFVCR